From one Paenibacillus terrae HPL-003 genomic stretch:
- a CDS encoding FtsB family cell division protein — MRNSSVDRHSSPTSKSNAGGRRRIMIWLLSLAAFGSWAIFTFFSQGMIMADRSEQLSQKEKQKQAATQTEQQLQTEVNRLKDPEYIGEIARSKYGLYKPEETPIIGEQK; from the coding sequence ATGCGTAATTCGTCTGTAGATCGCCATTCATCTCCTACGTCCAAGTCCAACGCGGGCGGGCGCAGGCGAATCATGATTTGGTTGCTATCGCTTGCCGCCTTTGGTAGTTGGGCTATTTTTACCTTTTTTTCTCAAGGTATGATTATGGCCGATCGAAGTGAACAGCTCAGCCAGAAGGAAAAACAGAAGCAAGCTGCTACACAAACGGAACAACAGCTCCAAACTGAAGTGAATCGTCTCAAGGACCCCGAGTATATCGGAGAAATTGCCAGAAGCAAGTACGGTCTTTACAAACCGGAAGAGACGCCGATCATCGGGGAGCAGAAATAG
- the mfd gene encoding transcription-repair coupling factor — MLQALIQAFTKDADYASIAAGISSGMKEQLISGLSGSSRQVLMAALAEDTGRPIMVMTHNMFAAQKIADDLQEALPPERVLLYPSNELVAAEAAISSPETLSQRIEVLIRCAQGFRGIVVVPFSGVRRLLPLPETWREARIELKEGETIQLEPFLLHMVEMGYQRVERVESRGEMSVRGGIIDFYPMTTRWGYRVELFDDEIDSIRMFDPQDQRSVEKVQEVTITPCKEVIADSARMDQAADAAAILLEEQLGKMTDRQAKLHLKEEIHREIELLREHVYFDEIYKYISLLYPERKTLADYMPEDTILIIDEPARMLETAKQLERDESEWNLHLLQNGKTLPQLELSDNVDNLLYNRRFQTLFLSIFLRQVPHTQPQNILNFICRGMQDFHGQMNVLKAEMDRWRKAGTQVMMLASGDERLDRMRRVLQDYGIDEPTMAIGNLQSGFEMPSIHLAVITEGEMFSQKQRKARKQGRHVDNAERIKSYSELKVGDYVVHQNHGIGKYMGIGTLEVGGIHKDYMHILYAGGDKLSVPIEQIDLIQKYVGSEDKEPKIYKLGGNEWTRVKSKVRSSVQDIADDLIKLYAERQSAPGFAFEKDSPEQQEFEDMFPYEETRDQIRAIEEIKKDMEQSRPMDRLLCGDVGYGKTEVAIRAAFKSAIEGKQVAVLVPTTILAQQHYETFRERFSGYPFNIQVLSRFRSRKEQNETIKGVRQGTVDIVIGTHRLLSQDLVFKDLGMLIVDEEQRFGVTHKEKLKKLKTNVDVLTLTATPIPRTLHMSMLGVRDLSVIETPPENRFPVQTYVVEHSQTLVREAIEREMARGGQVYYLYNRVQGIQEMAAEINALVPDAKVGVGHGQMSESELEKTILDFLDGEYDVLVSTSIIETGVDIPNVNTLIVHDADKMGLSQLYQLRGRVGRSNRIAYAYFTYQRDKVLTEVAEKRLQSIKEFTELGSGFKIAMRDLSIRGAGNLLGAEQHGFIASVGFDLYSQMLAEEINKRKVSVLGEEDLSNRNWSTSIDLGVDAYLPGDYIYDSIQKIEIYKKVAAVSTFDEAMELEDELVDRFGDLPEAVLHLLAVARLKVYGRMYGIESIAQRDDNVVLKFHEGRQQAVQTAKLGEIGNRFERRVQFEQGTSMSARIKGKGLDDPQLLELLEQFLSALKEAFTLKEELQNVTTK; from the coding sequence TTGTTACAAGCACTTATTCAGGCTTTTACCAAGGATGCTGATTATGCATCCATTGCAGCAGGTATTTCATCAGGCATGAAGGAACAGCTCATATCTGGTTTATCGGGCTCTTCCCGACAGGTACTGATGGCCGCGCTTGCCGAAGATACCGGACGACCGATCATGGTCATGACGCACAACATGTTTGCCGCTCAAAAAATAGCAGATGATTTGCAGGAAGCGCTTCCTCCTGAACGGGTTTTGTTGTACCCCTCGAATGAGCTGGTGGCTGCTGAGGCCGCCATATCCAGCCCAGAGACGCTATCCCAACGAATTGAAGTATTGATACGATGCGCCCAGGGTTTTCGTGGGATTGTTGTCGTGCCGTTTTCTGGTGTCCGGCGTTTGCTGCCGCTCCCAGAGACATGGCGTGAAGCGCGAATCGAGCTGAAAGAAGGCGAAACGATCCAACTGGAGCCGTTTTTGCTGCATATGGTCGAGATGGGGTACCAGCGGGTGGAGCGTGTAGAATCACGTGGAGAGATGAGTGTCCGTGGCGGGATTATCGATTTTTATCCGATGACAACCCGTTGGGGCTACCGCGTGGAGCTGTTCGATGATGAAATTGACTCCATCCGTATGTTCGACCCGCAAGATCAGCGTTCGGTGGAAAAGGTGCAGGAAGTTACCATAACGCCGTGCAAGGAAGTCATCGCGGATAGCGCTCGTATGGATCAGGCGGCAGATGCCGCAGCGATTCTGTTGGAGGAGCAGCTCGGCAAAATGACAGACCGCCAGGCCAAGCTGCATCTGAAAGAAGAGATTCACCGCGAAATCGAGCTGCTGCGGGAGCATGTGTATTTTGACGAAATCTATAAATATATCTCGCTGTTGTATCCCGAACGCAAAACCTTGGCAGATTACATGCCGGAAGACACCATTCTGATCATTGATGAACCGGCGCGAATGCTGGAAACAGCCAAGCAGCTCGAACGGGATGAGTCCGAATGGAATCTGCATTTGCTTCAAAACGGTAAAACGTTACCGCAGCTAGAACTGTCGGATAACGTGGACAATCTGCTGTATAACCGGAGATTCCAAACGTTGTTCCTGTCGATCTTTCTCCGTCAGGTTCCGCATACGCAGCCGCAAAATATTTTGAATTTCATCTGCCGGGGCATGCAGGATTTCCACGGTCAAATGAATGTGCTCAAGGCGGAAATGGATCGTTGGCGCAAGGCGGGCACGCAGGTTATGATGCTGGCGAGTGGAGACGAGCGGCTGGATCGGATGCGTCGTGTGCTTCAGGATTACGGTATTGATGAGCCAACGATGGCTATCGGCAATTTGCAAAGCGGTTTTGAGATGCCATCTATTCATTTGGCGGTGATTACCGAGGGCGAAATGTTCTCGCAAAAGCAGCGCAAAGCACGCAAGCAGGGCCGCCATGTGGACAACGCAGAACGGATTAAGAGCTATAGCGAGCTGAAGGTGGGCGACTATGTCGTACACCAGAATCACGGGATCGGGAAGTACATGGGGATCGGTACGCTGGAGGTTGGCGGTATCCATAAGGATTACATGCACATTCTCTATGCGGGTGGCGATAAGCTGTCTGTACCGATTGAGCAGATTGACCTGATTCAGAAGTATGTCGGCTCAGAGGACAAGGAACCTAAGATTTACAAGCTGGGCGGTAATGAGTGGACACGAGTGAAGAGCAAGGTTCGCAGCTCGGTTCAGGACATTGCTGACGACTTGATTAAGCTGTATGCAGAACGGCAATCAGCGCCGGGCTTTGCTTTTGAAAAGGATTCACCGGAGCAGCAGGAATTTGAGGATATGTTCCCGTATGAAGAGACGCGCGACCAGATTCGGGCGATTGAAGAGATCAAGAAGGACATGGAGCAGAGTCGTCCGATGGATCGTTTGCTGTGCGGTGATGTGGGCTACGGCAAAACAGAGGTCGCCATTCGTGCTGCGTTTAAGTCAGCCATTGAGGGCAAGCAAGTGGCCGTGTTAGTACCAACGACGATTTTGGCACAGCAGCATTATGAGACGTTCCGTGAGCGCTTTTCCGGGTATCCGTTCAACATTCAGGTGTTGAGCCGTTTCCGTTCGCGCAAAGAGCAGAATGAGACGATTAAAGGGGTTCGTCAGGGGACGGTCGATATTGTCATTGGCACCCATCGCCTGTTGTCGCAGGATCTGGTGTTTAAGGATCTGGGAATGCTCATTGTCGATGAGGAACAGCGGTTTGGTGTGACGCATAAAGAAAAGCTGAAAAAGCTGAAAACAAATGTGGACGTGTTGACGTTAACGGCTACGCCTATTCCGCGTACGCTGCACATGTCTATGCTCGGGGTTCGAGATTTGTCGGTCATTGAGACACCGCCGGAAAATCGTTTTCCGGTGCAGACTTATGTTGTCGAGCACAGCCAAACGTTGGTACGTGAGGCGATTGAACGCGAGATGGCACGTGGAGGACAGGTGTACTACCTGTATAATCGCGTACAGGGCATTCAGGAAATGGCTGCCGAGATCAATGCGCTTGTGCCGGATGCCAAGGTGGGCGTGGGTCACGGTCAGATGTCCGAATCCGAGCTGGAGAAGACCATTTTGGACTTCCTGGACGGTGAATATGATGTACTGGTCAGCACCAGCATTATTGAGACCGGGGTAGATATTCCGAATGTGAATACACTCATCGTGCATGATGCCGATAAAATGGGGCTGTCCCAGCTTTATCAGCTGCGTGGGCGTGTAGGCCGTTCCAACCGGATTGCCTATGCTTATTTTACGTACCAGCGGGATAAGGTGCTGACGGAAGTGGCAGAGAAGCGCCTTCAGTCGATCAAGGAGTTTACGGAGCTGGGCTCCGGGTTCAAGATCGCGATGCGCGATTTGTCTATTCGCGGAGCGGGGAATTTGCTCGGTGCAGAACAGCACGGTTTCATTGCATCCGTCGGTTTTGACCTTTACTCGCAAATGCTGGCTGAGGAAATTAATAAACGTAAGGTTAGCGTACTTGGTGAAGAGGATCTGTCGAATCGAAACTGGAGTACGTCCATTGATTTGGGCGTGGATGCTTACCTGCCGGGAGATTATATTTACGACAGTATTCAGAAGATTGAGATTTATAAAAAGGTTGCGGCAGTCAGCACGTTTGACGAGGCTATGGAGCTGGAGGATGAGCTGGTGGACCGTTTTGGCGACTTGCCGGAGGCTGTGCTCCATTTGCTGGCTGTGGCCCGTCTCAAGGTGTACGGCCGCATGTATGGTATTGAATCGATTGCCCAACGGGATGACAATGTGGTGTTGAAGTTCCATGAAGGGCGTCAACAAGCGGTACAGACCGCTAAACTTGGCGAGATTGGCAATCGCTTTGAAAGACGTGTACAATTTGAACAGGGCACTTCTATGAGCGCACGCATCAAGGGTAAAGGTCTGGATGATCCACAGCTGTTAGAGCTGCTGGAGCAATTTTTGAGTGCATTGAAAGAAGCATTCACATTGAAGGAGGAACTGCAAAATGTCACAACCAAATAA
- a CDS encoding anti-sigma-F factor Fin family protein, with product MVVNYVCRHCRTFLGRIDSAAITEERLGFHSLTPAERRDIIAYNSGGEVTVKVICEHCNQALENNPELSLLVNPLQ from the coding sequence ATGGTTGTTAATTATGTATGCAGACATTGTCGAACTTTCTTGGGACGGATTGATTCCGCAGCAATAACCGAAGAAAGGTTGGGCTTCCATTCCTTGACCCCTGCCGAGCGTAGAGATATAATAGCGTATAATTCGGGCGGTGAAGTGACCGTCAAAGTCATTTGCGAGCATTGCAACCAGGCACTGGAAAATAATCCGGAGCTAAGTCTGCTCGTAAATCCGCTCCAATAA
- the yabQ gene encoding spore cortex biosynthesis protein YabQ, with the protein MNPHTQWLTLMWMLLSGIAMGVVFDSYRVLSIRFHFARWSIHTLDVLYWVASALFIFRVLYASNRGELRFYVFLGLLLGVWLYFWAFSVTTQRFVVMLLKIVRRLTLIVNSILRILIVHPVLALYRLVRKLVGWTWALIVFLGRMLIYILMPVWKPLVWLIGPLKARWRTPELLVKLGIRLKNTAKRWFGRR; encoded by the coding sequence ATGAACCCTCACACACAATGGCTGACGCTGATGTGGATGCTGCTGTCGGGCATAGCAATGGGAGTGGTGTTCGACAGCTACCGGGTGCTGTCCATCCGCTTTCATTTTGCCCGTTGGAGCATTCATACGTTGGACGTGCTGTATTGGGTGGCCTCGGCCCTGTTTATTTTCCGTGTGCTGTACGCGAGTAATCGCGGTGAGCTGCGGTTTTATGTCTTTTTAGGACTACTTTTGGGGGTTTGGCTCTATTTTTGGGCCTTTAGTGTTACAACCCAACGTTTTGTGGTAATGTTATTAAAGATAGTCCGCAGACTGACGTTGATCGTGAACAGCATACTGCGCATCCTGATTGTTCATCCGGTGTTGGCGCTGTATCGGCTGGTACGCAAGCTGGTCGGATGGACATGGGCACTTATTGTGTTCCTGGGAAGGATGCTGATATACATCTTGATGCCGGTTTGGAAGCCGCTCGTTTGGCTAATCGGTCCGCTTAAAGCGCGCTGGAGGACTCCAGAATTGCTTGTGAAGCTCGGCATCAGACTGAAAAATACAGCAAAAAGATGGTTTGGAAGGAGGTAG
- a CDS encoding peptidylprolyl isomerase, with translation MSQPNKKPWRMLSMAIAALLAISVLAACTKQAEESKVKEEPKDSSKVVVTYKGGTITENEFNQEISMMKFLYPEYGAMLASDQVREQIAKQEVVYKLLAEKADDKSKEQGAKEGTEQLEQYKKSVGDAKFKTFLTDQKLTEQGVKDYFTRVMTVINSETNKVTDDQLKQEFEKNKDQFTTATVRHVLINFQDPKTKKERKKEDALKLAKEVKAKLDGGADFATIAKKYSEDPGSASNGGLYENASVAQWVPAFKEAAEKQPINKIGDPVETEYGYHIIKVESRNEPTFDKLKDNEKAALKNKLAGESIQNFTEKDLANLDLKFNLPKVPATQEKSTTPGAGSTATPEGTTSGTTDTKAGTAKDGATTEGK, from the coding sequence ATGTCACAACCAAATAAAAAGCCTTGGAGAATGCTATCCATGGCAATTGCAGCACTACTGGCTATATCGGTGCTGGCGGCATGTACAAAGCAAGCCGAGGAGAGTAAGGTCAAGGAAGAGCCGAAGGACAGCAGCAAGGTTGTTGTAACCTATAAGGGCGGGACTATTACTGAAAATGAGTTCAACCAAGAAATCAGTATGATGAAATTCCTGTACCCGGAATATGGAGCCATGCTTGCTTCGGATCAGGTGCGGGAGCAAATTGCCAAGCAAGAAGTGGTGTACAAGCTTCTGGCTGAAAAAGCAGACGATAAGTCCAAGGAACAGGGCGCCAAAGAAGGAACCGAACAACTGGAGCAATATAAGAAGTCGGTCGGAGATGCTAAATTCAAGACATTTCTAACTGATCAAAAGCTGACTGAGCAGGGTGTGAAGGATTACTTTACCCGTGTAATGACGGTGATCAACAGTGAGACGAACAAAGTGACGGACGATCAGCTGAAACAGGAATTTGAGAAAAACAAAGATCAATTCACGACAGCAACTGTGCGTCATGTACTGATTAATTTCCAGGATCCAAAAACGAAAAAAGAACGCAAAAAAGAAGATGCTCTCAAGCTGGCCAAAGAAGTGAAGGCGAAGCTGGACGGCGGAGCTGATTTTGCGACGATTGCCAAGAAATACTCAGAAGATCCGGGTTCGGCTTCCAATGGCGGTTTGTATGAGAATGCATCCGTAGCTCAATGGGTGCCTGCGTTCAAAGAAGCAGCTGAGAAGCAGCCGATCAATAAAATCGGGGATCCGGTGGAAACAGAATACGGATATCACATCATCAAGGTGGAATCCCGCAATGAGCCTACGTTTGATAAATTGAAGGACAACGAGAAGGCTGCTTTGAAAAACAAGCTGGCTGGTGAAAGTATTCAAAACTTTACCGAAAAGGATTTGGCCAATCTTGATTTGAAATTCAACCTGCCGAAGGTACCTGCTACGCAAGAGAAAAGCACCACACCGGGCGCTGGCAGCACAGCTACGCCTGAGGGCACTACAAGTGGCACCACTGATACCAAAGCAGGAACAGCCAAGGACGGAGCCACAACCGAAGGTAAATAA
- the mazG gene encoding nucleoside triphosphate pyrophosphohydrolase, with the protein MSAILTVVGLGSGDPDQLTIGILNKMRGASALYLRTKEHPAVKVLDEFEVGFESFDTVYETKESFPEVYEEITSQLIAAAAKAADGSEIVYAVPGHPMVAEAAVQLLKERCPAQDIKLNILGGESFLDEAFVRLGFDPIEGFQLLDAGTLDASWLQPQLHTLIGQVYDTFTASDVKLCLMERYPDDYEVYVGHALGVEGEEAVHRVPLYELDRVEGYGNLSLVYIPRSEDDALKRRSFDRLHEIVDILRSPEGCPWDREQTHQSIRKNLIEETYEVIETIDEDDPEHMKEELGDLLLQILLHAQMEEEVGTFNVYDVIQGLNDKLIFRHPHVFGDNQANDAEEALQNWEQMKAEEKRIKGTASAQLSVLDGVPRDLPALMKSYKLQKKAAKVGFNWDGIEGVFDKMDEELAELKEAVREGHSVEAQLLELGDVLFVAVNAARFMGVDPEEALSATNRKFIDRFQYIEKRLREQGRSPEDSSVDEMETYWQEAKKNLGRS; encoded by the coding sequence ATGAGCGCAATACTAACAGTCGTAGGATTAGGCTCGGGAGACCCGGATCAGCTTACGATAGGAATATTGAATAAAATGCGGGGCGCTTCGGCGCTGTATCTGCGGACGAAGGAGCACCCGGCAGTTAAAGTGCTGGATGAGTTTGAAGTGGGCTTCGAGTCGTTTGACACCGTGTATGAGACCAAGGAATCTTTTCCAGAGGTATACGAGGAAATTACCAGTCAGTTGATAGCAGCGGCCGCTAAAGCTGCGGACGGAAGCGAAATCGTCTATGCGGTTCCGGGCCACCCGATGGTTGCGGAAGCGGCAGTGCAGCTGCTCAAAGAGCGTTGTCCTGCACAGGATATTAAACTGAACATCCTTGGCGGCGAAAGTTTTCTGGATGAAGCTTTTGTGCGTCTTGGTTTTGACCCGATTGAAGGTTTCCAGTTGTTGGACGCAGGTACGCTGGATGCGAGCTGGCTTCAACCTCAGTTGCACACGCTGATTGGACAGGTATATGATACGTTTACGGCTTCGGATGTGAAGCTGTGTTTAATGGAGCGCTATCCTGATGACTATGAGGTCTATGTAGGTCATGCGCTTGGCGTGGAGGGCGAGGAAGCGGTGCACAGAGTGCCACTGTACGAGCTGGATCGGGTGGAGGGCTACGGAAACCTGTCTCTGGTGTACATACCGCGCAGTGAGGATGATGCGCTGAAACGGCGTTCTTTTGACCGTCTGCATGAGATTGTTGATATTTTACGCAGTCCGGAAGGGTGCCCATGGGACCGGGAACAGACACATCAGTCGATTCGCAAAAATCTGATCGAGGAAACCTATGAAGTCATCGAAACGATAGATGAGGACGATCCTGAGCACATGAAGGAAGAGCTGGGCGATCTGCTGCTGCAAATTTTGCTGCATGCCCAGATGGAAGAAGAAGTTGGAACCTTCAATGTGTATGATGTGATTCAAGGGCTGAATGACAAGCTCATTTTCCGCCATCCGCACGTGTTTGGAGACAATCAGGCGAATGATGCGGAAGAGGCGCTGCAAAATTGGGAACAGATGAAAGCCGAGGAAAAGCGGATTAAAGGCACAGCGTCAGCACAGCTTTCCGTACTGGATGGTGTCCCGCGTGATTTGCCTGCGCTCATGAAGTCCTACAAGCTCCAGAAAAAGGCGGCGAAAGTAGGCTTTAACTGGGATGGCATTGAAGGCGTATTCGACAAAATGGACGAAGAATTGGCTGAGCTGAAGGAAGCAGTCCGCGAGGGACATTCCGTGGAGGCGCAGTTGCTGGAGTTGGGCGACGTGCTATTCGTTGCTGTGAACGCAGCCCGTTTTATGGGAGTTGATCCGGAAGAGGCACTGTCCGCCACCAACCGCAAATTTATCGACCGATTCCAGTACATTGAGAAGAGATTACGTGAGCAGGGACGAAGTCCCGAGGACAGCAGCGTGGATGAGATGGAGACGTACTGGCAGGAAGCGAAAAAAAATCTTGGCAGATCTTAG
- a CDS encoding RNA-binding S4 domain-containing protein — protein MRLDKFLKVSRLIKRRTVAKDVSEQGRVVVNGREAKPSSAVKVGDEITVQFGQKLVTVRVERLAETTRKDEAASMYTLVKEEPIARDNGLNW, from the coding sequence ATGCGTCTTGATAAATTCTTGAAAGTCTCGCGGCTGATTAAGCGGCGTACGGTAGCCAAGGACGTCTCCGAACAAGGGAGAGTCGTGGTGAACGGACGCGAAGCCAAGCCGAGCAGTGCGGTCAAAGTGGGCGATGAAATCACCGTCCAGTTTGGCCAGAAGCTGGTGACTGTGCGAGTGGAACGGCTCGCCGAGACTACACGCAAGGACGAGGCTGCAAGTATGTACACTTTAGTGAAGGAAGAGCCCATTGCCAGAGACAATGGTTTGAACTGGTAA
- a CDS encoding putative polysaccharide biosynthesis protein, with protein sequence MQENRAASRLLRGAVILTLAAVASKLIGTLQKIPLQNIGGDGVFGIYNTVYPFYTLLITIAAAGFPAAISKFVAEYEAVGNRAAGQRVARLSSLVLGIFGVILGVLMYTCAPLIGQWIDNAHVIPSVRAAALAFLFVPVMAGLRGYFQGLQNMIPTAVSQVTEQTVRVGVMIVLLLLMLSQGAGPDMIAAGAVFGSAAGGAAGLVVMLLFWRNHRKRLKRQERPSEQALQPVGKTEQMGIQETASGRSDVIERTADDLVSGSHAVVLGVLESASGTVQGRAGEAYQTESYGALLKALLRYALPVCLGALAVPLISLVDTFTVPRLLKQEGLDDTGVMVAFGVYNRGLPLVQLVMMFATTLSALFIPSLAEARVTGGTELARRQCEQSLRWFWLLGLAAATGLIVLAVPVNVMLYADDTGSGVMRWMALTAVGGTLSIISAALLQGLGAVRAPALAMLAAAAAKALLNWLLVPQLGTAGAAIAGAAAYLLAAAINIALLARLAGLRWSWSASVLKPAALLAALACAAAAAMWGTSAALGALGWAAGGRATAAAESLLGVAAGASVFVIGLARLRLITEAELAAVPKLGRPLAALLRRLRVLA encoded by the coding sequence ATGCAGGAAAATCGCGCCGCTTCGCGGCTGCTACGGGGTGCTGTCATTTTGACTCTGGCGGCGGTAGCGAGCAAGCTGATCGGCACATTGCAAAAAATCCCGCTGCAAAATATCGGCGGTGACGGCGTGTTCGGTATTTATAATACGGTTTATCCTTTTTATACGCTGTTGATTACCATTGCCGCTGCTGGATTTCCGGCGGCGATATCAAAATTTGTAGCTGAGTATGAGGCGGTGGGAAACCGGGCCGCTGGGCAACGCGTAGCCCGGTTGTCCTCGCTTGTATTGGGCATTTTTGGTGTGATTCTGGGCGTGCTGATGTATACGTGCGCACCGCTGATCGGTCAGTGGATCGACAATGCTCATGTCATTCCCTCGGTGAGGGCGGCGGCTTTAGCCTTTTTGTTCGTGCCGGTTATGGCGGGGCTAAGGGGATATTTTCAGGGTTTGCAAAATATGATCCCGACCGCTGTTTCCCAAGTGACGGAGCAGACGGTACGGGTGGGTGTGATGATCGTGCTGTTGCTGCTCATGCTGTCGCAAGGAGCGGGACCCGATATGATTGCTGCCGGTGCTGTTTTCGGCTCTGCGGCTGGTGGGGCAGCGGGTCTAGTCGTTATGCTGTTATTCTGGCGTAACCACAGGAAGAGGCTCAAAAGGCAAGAGAGGCCGTCTGAGCAGGCTTTGCAGCCTGTTGGGAAGACAGAACAGATGGGCATACAGGAGACTGCGTCTGGACGTTCTGACGTCATAGAGAGAACGGCGGATGATTTGGTGAGTGGCAGTCATGCTGTCGTATTAGGTGTGCTAGAGAGTGCATCTGGGACAGTACAGGGACGGGCTGGAGAAGCCTACCAGACGGAGAGCTACGGTGCTTTGCTAAAGGCATTGCTTCGTTATGCCCTGCCTGTTTGCTTGGGAGCGCTGGCGGTCCCGCTGATTAGTTTGGTGGACACGTTTACTGTACCTCGCTTGCTAAAGCAGGAGGGTCTGGACGATACAGGGGTTATGGTGGCCTTCGGTGTCTATAACCGCGGTCTGCCGCTTGTACAGCTGGTGATGATGTTTGCCACCACGCTGTCGGCATTATTCATTCCGTCGCTGGCGGAAGCTCGGGTAACGGGCGGCACGGAGCTGGCGCGCCGCCAGTGTGAGCAATCGCTGCGCTGGTTCTGGCTGCTGGGACTAGCCGCCGCGACAGGCTTAATTGTACTGGCGGTGCCCGTCAACGTGATGCTGTACGCGGATGACACCGGCAGTGGAGTCATGCGCTGGATGGCGCTGACTGCCGTAGGCGGCACGCTCAGCATCATCTCGGCGGCGCTGCTGCAAGGGCTGGGCGCAGTTCGCGCCCCAGCCTTGGCGATGCTCGCCGCAGCCGCAGCCAAGGCACTGCTGAACTGGCTGCTCGTGCCGCAGCTGGGCACGGCTGGCGCAGCCATCGCGGGAGCCGCCGCCTATCTGCTGGCGGCGGCGATCAACATCGCGCTGCTCGCCCGCCTGGCGGGGCTGCGCTGGAGCTGGTCCGCCAGCGTGCTCAAGCCGGCGGCACTGCTTGCCGCCTTGGCCTGCGCAGCCGCAGCGGCGATGTGGGGCACCAGCGCCGCGCTGGGTGCCTTGGGGTGGGCCGCCGGAGGCCGTGCCACAGCGGCGGCGGAAAGCCTGCTGGGCGTAGCCGCAGGCGCCTCGGTGTTCGTGATCGGCCTCGCACGCTTGAGGCTGATCACGGAGGCGGAGCTTGCGGCGGTGCCCAAGCTCGGACGCCCGCTGGCAGCCCTGCTGCGCAGACTGCGCGTGCTGGCGTAG
- the yabP gene encoding sporulation protein YabP: MIEQGKPKHHDLRMQSRKQLDISGVSNVESFDSEEFLLQTELGHLTIRGQHLHIKNLSLEEGLLSIEGLITSLVYLEPGAPAKNGKSLFGKLFK; this comes from the coding sequence ATGATTGAACAAGGGAAGCCCAAACACCATGACCTGCGCATGCAAAGCCGAAAGCAACTCGATATTTCAGGCGTCAGCAATGTGGAGAGTTTTGATAGTGAAGAGTTTCTGCTTCAGACCGAGCTGGGTCATCTCACCATTCGCGGACAGCATTTACATATCAAAAACCTCAGTCTGGAAGAGGGGCTGCTGTCCATTGAAGGTCTGATTACTTCCCTCGTCTACCTGGAGCCCGGGGCCCCGGCTAAAAATGGAAAAAGCCTATTCGGCAAGCTCTTCAAATGA
- a CDS encoding HU family DNA-binding protein → MNKTDLINNISSKSGLSKRDVEAVLNGVLGEITDALASGDKVQLIGFGTFETRKRSSRTGRNPQTGNTIEIPESTVPAFKAGNKLKEAVN, encoded by the coding sequence ATGAACAAGACAGATCTGATCAACAATATTTCCAGCAAAAGTGGTTTGAGCAAACGTGACGTTGAAGCTGTATTGAATGGCGTTCTTGGTGAAATTACAGATGCACTCGCCAGCGGCGACAAAGTGCAACTGATCGGCTTTGGTACTTTTGAAACGCGCAAGCGTTCCAGCCGTACAGGCCGCAATCCGCAAACCGGCAACACGATTGAAATTCCAGAATCGACCGTTCCTGCTTTTAAAGCCGGTAATAAGCTTAAAGAAGCCGTTAACTAA
- the spoVT gene encoding stage V sporulation protein T, producing MKATGIVRRIDDLGRVVIPKEIRRTLRIREGDPLEIFVDRDGEVILKKYSPIGELGDFAKEYAESLFESTGHITMITDRDTIITVAGGSKKEFLDKPIGSIIEGSMDNRKTVLETASGSYELTRDHEETLSSFVTAPIVSGGDPIGSVVLLNKDENVKMAEMEIKMAETAAGFLGKQMEQ from the coding sequence ATGAAAGCTACTGGTATAGTTCGACGTATTGATGATCTGGGGCGGGTAGTTATTCCTAAGGAAATTCGCCGCACCTTGAGAATTCGTGAAGGAGATCCGCTTGAAATTTTTGTGGATCGTGACGGAGAAGTCATTTTGAAAAAGTATTCACCTATCGGTGAACTTGGTGATTTCGCCAAAGAATACGCTGAGTCCCTGTTTGAAAGCACAGGCCATATTACGATGATTACCGACCGGGACACCATTATTACAGTGGCCGGAGGCTCCAAAAAAGAGTTTCTGGACAAGCCGATCGGCAGCATTATCGAAGGAAGTATGGATAATCGCAAAACGGTACTGGAAACAGCCAGCGGTTCCTATGAGCTGACCCGAGACCACGAAGAAACACTCTCGTCCTTTGTGACGGCTCCCATTGTTTCAGGTGGTGATCCTATTGGTTCTGTTGTATTGCTGAACAAGGACGAAAACGTGAAAATGGCCGAAATGGAGATCAAAATGGCTGAAACAGCCGCTGGTTTCCTCGGCAAACAAATGGAACAGTAG